One Poecilia reticulata strain Guanapo linkage group LG4, Guppy_female_1.0+MT, whole genome shotgun sequence genomic window carries:
- the LOC103463178 gene encoding serendipity locus protein H-1-like: MVKRCQWGTCNSDTRYPERLEGGIHFIPFPKPKRSLEKCKRWIKACGRPHNRLNETMINGSYHMFVCTKHFPEGKPTDRFPDPVSFDPKASKTSKPVRRDRDRRRRLGSPASKQEDTFSHLGESLQSEKNPGRRSQPGHADAAVKTSSPRFSARGKLELMAENEALKRQLKADQEIYARKISELLLKNKLLQRENMKLRRNLYGRTQKQNSAGSIVAADGVMVTADTWGLSAEQMFPKEXXRRKQWEVAARSEDFSASVSATLCSEHFRPADFDRTGQTVRLRAGAVPSVFSLPAPLHKGSGAAMAETKSPQPIKEEHVELWVVQDGGRLVVKQEASAALENPACEILHQGPEQXLQIKEEPEPVQIKEEPEPVQIKEEQVDLYGDRVKGQLVVKLEPETFVVTQTTEQTDDCEPNQNQILSANQPEAENQHHHGRIQEAVDLEPAXSRSHWDNMDDSPLRHETGETTSSCDSDDDFFLCCTEEIQCKTEFLALHMGRKPLSCPKRGKCSARSSRKNNRRTRRRGDKPYSCEVCHKFFTLKSSLVCHLRIHTGEKPFSCKLCDKSFNQRGXLTIHLRTHTGEKPYSCVTCGKRFITNSSLTAHWRTHTKLKLYVCKLCDKSFKRRGNLDIHLKTHQQDPG; the protein is encoded by the exons ATGGTTAAACGTTGTCAGTGGGGAACGTGCAACTCCGACACCCGGTACCCGGAGCGCTTAGAGGGCGGGATACACTTTATTCCGTTTCCCAAACCCAAACGGagtctggaaaaatgtaaacGATGGATCAAGGCCTGCGGCCGACCTCATAACCGCTTGAATGAAACAATGATCAATGGAAGCTACCACATGTTCGTCTGTACGAAG CATTTTCCTGAAGGCAAGCCAACAGACAGATTTCCAGATCCGGTTTCTTTTGATCCCAAAGCCTCAAAAACCTCCAAACCAGTCAGGCGGGACCGGGACCGGCGCCGGCGCCTCGGATCCCCAGCATCAAAACAAGAAGACACATTTAGCCACTTAGG TGAAAGCCTGCAGAGTGAGAAGAACCCAGGCCGCCGCTCACAGCCGGGACACGCTGATGCTGCTGTTAAGACTTCTTCACcaa ggtTTTCTGCACGGGGAAAGCTGGAACTGATGGCTGAAAACGAGGCTTTGAAACGACAGCTGAAAGCAGATCAAGAGATTTATGCCAGGAAAATTTCTGAActgctgctgaaaaacaaacttcttcaGCGGGAAAACATGAAGCTCCGGAGGAATCTTTATGGaaggacacaaaaacaaaattcagcagGAAGCATTGTAGCAGCTGACGGTGTCATGGTGACCGCCGACACATGGGGACTCTCTGCAGAACAAAT GTTTCCAAAAGAGRGCKTGCGCAGGAAGCAGTGGGAAGTGGCTGCCAGAAGCGAAGACTTCTCTGCCAGCGTGTCRGCRACGCTGTGCAGTGAGCATTTCAGGCCAGCGGACTTCGACAGGACGGGTCAGACCGTCCGGCTCCGAGCCGGGGCCGTTCCTTCAGTCTTCAGTTTGCCAGCTCCTCTCCACAAG GGATCTGGAGCGGCAATGGCTGAGACAAAAAGTCCTCAACCAATCAAAGAAGAGCATGTGGAGCTGTGGGTCGTTCAGGATGGAGGGCGGCTCGTAGTGAAGCAGGAGGCCAGCGCCGCTCTGGAGAACCCTGCGTGTGAAATACTCCACCAGGGACCGGAGCAGGSTCTACAGATtaaagaggaaccagaacctgttcaGATtaaagaggaaccagaacctgttcaGATTAAAGAAGAGCAGGTGGATCTCTATGGCGATCGGGTTAAAGGTCAGCTTGTAGTGAAGCTGGAGCCTGAAACCTTCGTTGTGACTCAAACTACAGAGCAAACAGACGACTGTgaaccaaaccagaaccagatcctcTCTGCAAACCAACCTGAGGCTGAGAACCAGCATCACCATGGAAGAATCCAGGAAGCTGTAGATCTGGAACCGGCGKACAGCAGAAGCCACTGGGACAATATGGACGATTCACCACTGAGACATGAAACRGGTGAAACAACTTCCTCCTGTGACAgtgatgatgatttttttctgtgttgcacTGAAGAAATCCAGTGCAAGACTGAATTTTTGGCTCTTCACATGGGTAGGAAGCCTTTATCATGTCCAAAGCGTGGAAAATGTTCAGCTCGCTCTTCCAGAAAAAACAATCGCAGGACAAGGCGCCGCGGCGATAAACCATATTCTTGCGAAGTGTGTCATAAATTTTTCACTCTGAAATCCAGCTTAGTTTGCCACCTTcgaattcacacaggtgaaaagccTTTCTCTTGTAAACTGTGTGATAAATCTTTCAATCAGCGAGGTAMCCTGACTATTCACCTgagaactcacacaggtgagaaaccgtACTCATGTGTAACTTGTGGCAAACGTTTCATCACTAATTCTTCATTAACTGCTCATTGGAGAACTCACACAAAACTGAAGTTGTATGTTTGTAAATTATGTGATAAATCTTTTAAACGTCGTGGAAACCTGGATATTCACCTTAAAACTCACCAGCAGGACCCTGGTTAA